From a single Desulfobacterales bacterium genomic region:
- the rimP gene encoding ribosome maturation factor RimP, which yields MTKRKHSNAHEGETGGKPFSAEAQAKLVSRVAALAEALCEAEGMELVFIEFQREPAGRVLRLYIDKPGGVKLDDCTLISRQLGDILDVDPEDLGPYNLEVSSPGLERPLWRARDYDRFKGCGAKIKTSVPLNGQKNFKGVLLGIANEIITLKEKGTDKTFAIPFKEVSRARLVEL from the coding sequence ATGACGAAAAGGAAACATTCAAATGCGCATGAAGGCGAAACCGGCGGCAAACCGTTTTCAGCAGAGGCGCAGGCCAAGCTGGTATCAAGGGTTGCTGCTTTGGCGGAAGCTTTATGCGAGGCCGAGGGCATGGAGCTGGTATTCATAGAGTTTCAGCGGGAGCCGGCCGGCCGGGTTCTTCGTCTTTATATTGATAAGCCGGGCGGCGTCAAGTTGGATGATTGCACGCTTATTAGCCGCCAGCTGGGGGATATTCTGGATGTCGATCCAGAAGACCTCGGCCCATATAATCTGGAGGTCTCATCCCCTGGTTTGGAGCGTCCTTTGTGGCGGGCTCGGGATTATGATCGGTTTAAAGGGTGCGGGGCAAAAATAAAAACCAGTGTGCCTTTGAACGGCCAAAAAAATTTTAAAGGGGTTTTGTTGGGCATCGCGAATGAAATCATCACACTGAAAGAAAAGGGGACCGATAAAACATTTGCGATACCCTTTAAAGAAGTTTCCAGGGCGCGGCTCGTCGAACTTTAA